In Carya illinoinensis cultivar Pawnee chromosome 7, C.illinoinensisPawnee_v1, whole genome shotgun sequence, the following are encoded in one genomic region:
- the LOC122316715 gene encoding protein SMAX1-LIKE 4-like yields the protein MRSGACAAPQTLTAEAASVLKHSLSLARRRGHAQVTPLHVAATLLSSRASLLRRACLKSQPHQTSHPLQCRALELCFNVALNRLPTTPGPLLHGQPSLSNALIAALKRAQAHQRRGCIEQQQQQPLLTIKVELEQLIISILDDPSVSRVMREAGFSSTAVKNNIEDSSATSVFQCYNSSGGVFSSPCSPSPTETQRDIINPSTFWQTHFLTYSSEQNPVLFSPQKKVPTNPSTGLASVKEDIKLVFEVLLRKDKRKNTVIVGDSVPITEGLVAEFMSRLDRGEVPEELKSTHLIKFQFAPVSLRFMKKEDVEMSLSELKRQVDSLTSGGSGAIVYTGDLKWTVETTINEREGDFSSGDQMSGYNPVDHLVAEIGRLVSGYGSSNTKVWLMATASYQTYMRCQIRQPPLEVQWTLQAVSVPSGGLGLSLHSSSVLDSNVTFSRNPYQMVETKPFSCKEEQEDKLACCTECASSYEKEADLFKTSQQKLLPPWLQPQGTEARQKDEMVELRRKWNRLCLSQHQGRHSRNNMTSALYNNQSVIGKSYTPPYPWWPSQNSIFPHSNSISFANSALKSTHSSNLVPRFRRQQSCTIEFNFNGDTQKHQSVEPSLHSLKDTDGKDVKITLALGNSIFSDSAKLVEQKSERTMQRADTCKLLQENVPWQSDTIPSIAEAMIDSKLAKQETWLLIRGEDSIGKRRLARAIAESILGSADFLLHMDMKKRDDELTPCSDILTKALKNNGQLVVLVEDIDLADTQFMKFLADRYEAGKFGESSKSERSVGRAIFILTKGGSTSYEDKKNVQDFVIKLNLEIDETKPVLGTPKFDLKRKPKWDFSSNTKCPRIEEKEDASSAAAETGNGKKDFSRQSSFNTLDLNLIADENDESEDKTGEHSPISSDLTRETTTDPRNPHGFLELIENRYVFDRSPARDREMIELFISKIKGSFEEVCGKQNMGSFSVEERVLEEVLVGSASFPNSLFEKWLKDIFQTSLQTVKFGGKRGMSIRLCLDGKGEGILEDGFLGSCLPKKIQVSNYMD from the exons ATGCGCTCAGGAGCTTGTGCAGCGCCGCAGACCCTCACAGCAGAGGCTGCTTCAGTCTTGAAGCACTCTCTCAGCTTGGCAAGGAGGAGGGGCCATGCTCAGGTCACTCCTCTCCATGTGGCTGCCACTTTGCTGAGTTCAAGGGCCAGTCTATTGAGAAGGGCTTGCCTCAAATCTCAGCCTCACCAGACATCACATCCTCTCCAATGCAGAGCTCTTGAGCTCTGCTTCAACGTGGCTCTGAATAGGCTGCCAACCACGCCTGGTCCTCTGCTACATGGCCAGCCCTCTCTGTCCAATGCTCTGATCGCGGCACTCAAAAGAGCACAGGCACACCAAAGAAGAGGTTGCATAGaacaacagcagcagcagccaCTTTTAACCATAAAGGTCGAGTTAGAACAGCTTATCATATCCATCTTAGATGACCCTAGTGTTAGCAGGGTTATGAGAGAGGCTGGATTCTCTAGCACTGCTGTCAAGAACAACATAGAGGACTCTTCAGCCACTTCAGTGTTTCAGTGTTACAACAGTTCCGGTGGGGTTTTTTCATCACCTTGTTCACCTTCTCCTACTGAAACCCAGAGAGATATCATCAACCCTAGCACTTTCTGGCAGACGCATTTCTTAACTTACTCTTCTGAACAAAACCCAGTTCTCTTCTCCCCTCAAAAGAAAGTTCCAACCAATCCCAGTACAGGTTTAGCCTCCGTGAAGGAAGATATCAAGCTGGTCTTTGAGGTCCTTCTGAGGAAGGATAAGAGAAAGAACACCGTGATCGTTGGTGACTCCGTGCCGATCACTGAAGGCCTGGTAGCAGAGTTCATGTCAAGGCTCGATAGAGGAGAGGTCCCCGAAGAGCTGAAATCGACCCATTTAATCAAATTTCAGTTTGCACCAGTTTCTTTAAGATTCATGAAGAAGGAAGATGTGGAGATGAGCCTTTCAGAACTGAAAAGGCAGGTGGATTCTCTTACCTCAGGAGGGAGTGGAGCCATTGTTTACACTGGCGACCTGAAATGGACGGTCGAGACAACTATTAACGAGAGAGAAGGAGATTTCTCTAGTGGAGATCAAATGTCAGGTTATAACCCAGTTGATCATCTAGTGGCGGAAATAGGAAGGTTAGTCTCTGGATATGGCAGCTCAAACACAAAAGTATGGTTAATGGCGACTGCGAGTTACCAGACATACATGAGGTGCCAAATAAGGCAACCCCCACTTGAGGTTCAATGGACTCTTCAAGCCGTTTCCGTTCCTTCCGGTGGACTTGGTTTAAGCCTCCACAGTTCCAG TGTGCTTGATTCAAATGTAACATTCTCCCGGAACCCATATCAAATGGTGGAAACAAAGCCATTTAGTTGCAAGGAGGAACAAGAAGATAAGCTCGCTTGCTGTACAGAATGTGCCTCCAGTTATGAAAAAGAAGCTGATTTATTCAAAACTAGCCAGCAAAAGCTCCTGCCTCCTTGGCTGCAACCTCAGGGAACTGAAGCCCGTCAAAAG GATGAAATGGTTGAGTTGAGGAGAAAGTGGAACAGGCTATGCCTGAGCCAACACCAGGGCAGGCATTCTCGGAACAACATGACTTCCGCTTTGTACAACAATCAAAGTGTAATTGGAAAGAGCTATACTCCACCCTACCCTTGGTGGCCGAGTCAGAACAGCATCTTCCCTCACTCGAATTCGATTTcctttgccaattcagctttgAAATCCACCCACAGCTCCAATCTCGTGCCTAGATTCAGAAGACAACAGTCCTGCACCATTGAATTCAATTTCAATGGTGATACCCAGAAACACCAATCAGTGGAACCGAGCTTGCATTCTCTAAAAGACACTGATGGGAAGGACGTAAAGATCACCCTTGCTTTGGGAAATTCTATTTTCTCTGATTCAGCAAAATTGGTGGAGCAGAAAAGTGAAAGAACAATGCAACGAGCTGATACATGCAAGCTACTACAAGAGAATGTGCCATGGCAATCCGATACCATTCCGTCAATAGCAGAGGCCATGATCGACTCCAAGCTGGCAAAGCAGGAGACGTGGTTACTGATTCGGGGGGAGGATTCGATAGGAAAAAGAAGGTTGGCACGAGCAATTGCAGAATCCATTCTTGGGTCTGCTGATTTTCTACTCCATATGGACATGAAAAAAAGAGATGATGAATTGACCCCATGTTCTGACATCCTTACGAAAGCCTTGAAGAACAATGGACAGCTTGTCGTCTTGGTGGAAGACATTGATCTGGCCGATACCCAATTCATGAAATTCCTAGCTGATAGATACGAAGCAGGAAAATTCGGAGAATCAAGCAAAAGTGAGAGAAGTGTAGGCCGAGCAATATTCATATTGACTAAAGGTGGTTCCACAAGCTATGAAGATAAGAAGAACGTCCAAGATTTTGTCATCAAGCTGAACTTGGAAATCGATGAAACAAAACCTGTTTTGGGGACACCTAAGTTCGATCTCAAGAGAAAACCTAAGTGGGATTTTTCAAGCAACACAAAGTGTCCAAGaatagaagaaaaggaagatgcAAGTTCGGCGGCGGCAGAGACAGGCAATGGCAAGAAAGACTTCTCAAGGCAATCAAGCTTCAATACCCTTGATCTGAACCTTATAGCCGATGAGAACGATGAAAGCGAGGACAAAACAGGGGAGCATAGCCCCATCTCGAGCGATTTGACTCGTGAAACCACAACCGATCCCCGAAACCCACATGGGTTCCTTGAGTTGATCGAGAACCGCTATGTTTTCGACCGAAGCCCCGCTCGGGATAGAGAGATGATAGAGCTTTTCATATCGAAGATCAAAGGATCATTCGAGGAGGTTTGTGGGAAGCAAAACATGGGAAGCTTTAGCGTAGAGGAGAGGGTGTTAGAGGAGGTGTTAGTTGGGTCTGCTTCTTTCCCCAACAGCTTGTTTGAGAAATGGCTGAAAGACATTTTTCAAACAAGCTTGCAAACGGTCAAATTTGGCGGGAAGAGGGGCATGTCCATTAGGCTGTGTTTGGATGGCAAAGGAGAGGGGATTTTGGAGGATGGCTTCTTAGGCTCATGTCTGCCTAAGAAAATCCAAGTTTCTAATTATATGGACTAA